Proteins from a genomic interval of uncultured Methanocorpusculum sp.:
- a CDS encoding very short patch repair endonuclease codes for MDTVSPAKRSWNMSRIRSKKTKPEQIVASYLRENHIGYRRYSKDLPGKPDFVLSKYQAVIFVNGCFWHRHEGSKRATTPKTNTEYWFAKFQKNVERDKAAYQMLKENGWRVFVVWECELGKDAQYKLKELIREIVMDDMFDC; via the coding sequence ATGGATACTGTCAGCCCCGCGAAAAGAAGCTGGAATATGAGCCGCATCAGGTCGAAAAAGACAAAACCTGAGCAGATTGTAGCTTCATACCTTCGAGAAAACCATATTGGATATCGAAGATACTCAAAAGATCTGCCGGGCAAACCGGATTTTGTTTTATCTAAATATCAGGCAGTTATTTTTGTAAACGGCTGTTTCTGGCATAGGCATGAAGGATCTAAAAGGGCAACTACGCCAAAAACAAATACTGAATACTGGTTTGCTAAATTTCAAAAGAATGTTGAAAGGGATAAGGCAGCATATCAGATGTTAAAAGAAAACGGGTGGCGTGTATTTGTAGTCTGGGAATGTGAGCTTGGGAAAGATGCCCAGTATAAATTGAAGGAATTGATAAGAGAGATAGTAATGGACGATATGTTTGACTGCTAG
- a CDS encoding DNA cytosine methyltransferase, which produces MSYSAVDLFAGAGGLSLGFLQTGRYTVEAFVENNRFARETYVKNHPNTDVYENVIGLDYSRLLKKSTKIDVVIGGPPCQGFSNANRQRNQLINLNNQLVKEYVRVVCELKPKAFVMENVKMLKSDVHVFYYTEDDAESGIIDKYSIKLNDISLDLLADKFFSDDLADACSDLELLRSIRLSDKSFTILNNLHRYVKNQDKFKKTYLKYSKELKAICEELKSYTEPSVPEIIRRNYSQLSKEIRKYGETFDSEKLVSELTYAIPIQQMVKNIAELTDKKIQYELVFGKGIKEMVKSYSVSDYIKKILSSLEYNYKIAEGVLNAAEFGAPQKRQRFILIGVKDAGEIDVTLPAGTFNKSNFRTVKDAIGDLEDIPVHYDVSESPVSVEIPKLKAGSLQAELRDNYVISNHVATNTREVALKRFSVLKQSQNFHNLNTELKENTYTDTERTQNTIYQRLNYNEPSGTVLNVRKSMWIHPTIDRAISIREAARLQTFPDSYIFYGKKDAQYKQIGNAVPPILGKAIAEKITDMLDNLE; this is translated from the coding sequence ATGTCTTACAGTGCAGTTGATCTATTTGCAGGTGCTGGCGGTCTGAGCCTCGGCTTTCTTCAAACTGGGAGATACACTGTTGAAGCCTTTGTTGAAAATAACCGTTTTGCTCGTGAAACCTATGTAAAAAATCATCCTAACACGGATGTATATGAGAATGTCATCGGATTAGATTACAGCCGGTTGCTCAAAAAATCAACGAAAATTGATGTTGTAATCGGCGGTCCTCCGTGTCAGGGTTTTTCAAATGCCAACAGACAGCGCAATCAGCTTATTAATCTGAATAATCAGCTGGTAAAAGAGTATGTGCGTGTGGTCTGTGAACTTAAGCCGAAGGCTTTTGTTATGGAAAACGTCAAGATGCTGAAATCAGATGTTCATGTATTTTATTATACTGAAGATGATGCTGAATCTGGAATTATTGATAAGTATTCCATAAAACTCAATGATATATCTCTAGATTTGCTGGCCGACAAATTTTTCTCTGATGATCTGGCCGATGCCTGCTCTGATTTAGAACTGCTTAGGAGTATCAGATTATCCGATAAATCATTTACAATATTGAATAACCTGCACCGTTATGTTAAAAATCAAGATAAATTTAAAAAGACATATCTAAAATATTCGAAAGAGCTCAAAGCTATTTGTGAAGAGCTAAAATCTTACACTGAACCATCCGTCCCGGAGATCATCAGAAGGAATTACTCTCAGTTATCAAAAGAAATTAGAAAATATGGTGAGACGTTTGATTCTGAAAAGCTGGTTTCAGAATTGACATATGCAATTCCAATTCAGCAGATGGTGAAAAACATCGCTGAACTTACCGATAAAAAAATTCAGTATGAACTTGTTTTCGGCAAAGGAATAAAAGAAATGGTCAAGTCATACTCTGTTTCCGATTACATCAAAAAGATTCTCTCATCACTGGAATACAATTACAAAATAGCAGAAGGAGTACTGAACGCTGCCGAGTTTGGCGCCCCTCAGAAAAGACAGCGGTTTATTCTCATTGGTGTAAAAGATGCGGGAGAGATTGATGTGACACTGCCGGCAGGCACATTCAACAAGTCTAATTTCAGAACCGTGAAAGATGCGATTGGTGATTTGGAGGATATTCCTGTCCATTATGACGTTTCTGAGTCACCAGTTTCAGTAGAAATACCAAAACTTAAAGCAGGTTCTCTGCAGGCTGAACTGCGTGATAATTATGTAATCAGTAATCACGTTGCTACAAATACGCGTGAAGTTGCATTGAAACGTTTTTCAGTACTGAAGCAGAGTCAAAACTTCCATAACCTGAATACGGAGCTGAAAGAGAATACCTACACGGACACCGAAAGAACGCAGAATACGATTTATCAGAGATTAAACTATAATGAACCATCGGGAACCGTACTGAACGTTCGAAAGTCAATGTGGATTCATCCAACAATTGACAGGGCAATTAGTATTCGCGAAGCAGCAAGACTCCAAACATTCCCGGACAGTTATATTTTCTATGGTAAGAAAGATGCTCAATATAAGCAGATTGGCAATGCAGTTCCGCCGATACTTGGGAAAGCAATTGCTGAAAAAATTACTGACATGCTAGATAATTTAGAATAA
- a CDS encoding PD-(D/E)XK motif protein — protein sequence MKTLSNVTIIYRSILADITAASGKFSRLVWNQTNCIPTLYVIDAAQKTREFCIRWNTMTMCSLAKLPRWDGIEIMIAEINEYASACGTYLIFQQLPDYDADIFETVIADLEENIRDISNEQKLSTVVQNVLLKWKEFFSISSDLKFSLEKQQGLYGELVFLKEYIELSGCSAVYLWSGPNAEIHDFYIAGNAVEVKTSSKRTNTVIISSESQLDQSNVAGDLYLVFYSLRHSKVDGESLREIVSSIQQLLNNDLNVEKEFTQKLFKTGYLVEKGDLYLEKFTLLNTQRYLVSSQFPKIIRSDLKNGISSVSYSLDLAVCENYLIDSAYFEENVLKNGDINGY from the coding sequence ATGAAGACCTTGAGTAATGTTACAATAATATACCGATCAATTCTTGCAGATATTACAGCAGCAAGCGGTAAATTCTCAAGATTAGTCTGGAACCAAACGAATTGCATACCCACACTGTATGTCATCGATGCTGCACAGAAAACAAGAGAATTCTGTATTAGATGGAATACTATGACGATGTGCAGTTTAGCTAAACTTCCGAGATGGGATGGAATTGAAATAATGATTGCTGAAATAAACGAATATGCGTCAGCTTGCGGCACATATCTTATTTTTCAACAGCTTCCTGATTATGATGCAGATATATTTGAGACAGTAATTGCAGATTTGGAGGAAAATATCAGGGACATTTCAAATGAACAAAAGTTATCGACGGTAGTACAAAATGTTCTTCTGAAATGGAAAGAGTTCTTTTCTATCTCATCTGATTTGAAATTCTCCTTGGAAAAACAACAGGGCCTTTATGGTGAGTTGGTATTCTTGAAAGAATATATTGAACTATCCGGATGTTCAGCAGTATATCTGTGGTCGGGACCGAATGCAGAAATCCATGATTTTTATATTGCAGGCAATGCAGTTGAGGTCAAAACATCATCAAAAAGGACAAACACAGTAATAATCAGCAGTGAGTCCCAACTTGATCAATCAAATGTTGCGGGCGATCTGTATCTGGTGTTTTACTCCCTTCGTCACAGTAAAGTTGACGGAGAATCACTGCGTGAAATTGTTTCATCAATTCAACAACTCCTTAATAATGACCTCAATGTTGAAAAAGAATTCACGCAGAAACTTTTCAAAACCGGATATCTTGTTGAAAAAGGTGATTTGTATTTGGAGAAATTTACCCTCTTGAATACGCAACGTTACTTGGTCTCCTCACAATTTCCAAAGATAATACGCAGTGATCTTAAAAATGGCATTTCGTCAGTGAGTTACTCATTAGATCTTGCTGTATGTGAAAACTACTTAATTGACTCAGCTTATTTTGAAGAAAATGTATTGAAAAATGGTGATATAAATGGATATTGA
- a CDS encoding Z1 domain-containing protein, producing the protein MIDISELDYSQRLLYISAYEECKKEISTRDLKQSKAIEEIVAKYKPLIHDTDHLSQYLEGEINCSIEYGNTVGIYGKNVRNSHWWSDYKVQNNKLNYWSRYSKYLIEKKNWDPVVVENSIDVSTDTVMNVLANPIISRNQPLSDFPVQAFTSRDENGDFNNKKLTISLNPPLIIVTKKNKTVLEALNNYWEKCTQYFGAKEFFGLKNDENEDMPLYREIVSDNSTQTEQNLESGLNNKESIGPMLESAIQMFFLSTAARNCRGQRNHPNSMLIHTDRLKSEHSLWENDINNYLEALQIQIIFNDEDTLQNLKTLWTDDYLPTSKKMHELYRNRVGKLPVETWENIEKELRSLSRDGPDKIRLKKINGDSEDFLTYKEHIDKNLPYNVIALGGDKLSRGLTLEGLTVSYFSRPSKNYDTLMQMGRWFGYRPGYLDLCRLFVPSSLYDNFRHISIATENLLQQIDYMNDLDATPEEFGLRVATHPDMLISNRNKLRTGRDFELSFSNTFSQTT; encoded by the coding sequence ATGATTGACATTTCTGAACTTGATTACTCGCAGAGGCTGCTGTACATTTCAGCGTATGAAGAATGTAAAAAAGAAATAAGCACCCGAGATTTAAAACAGTCAAAAGCTATTGAAGAGATTGTTGCTAAATACAAACCGCTTATTCATGATACTGATCATTTATCCCAATATTTGGAAGGTGAGATAAATTGTTCGATTGAATATGGAAATACAGTTGGAATTTATGGTAAGAATGTCCGTAATTCTCATTGGTGGTCTGATTACAAAGTTCAAAATAACAAATTGAATTACTGGTCACGCTATTCAAAATACCTGATTGAAAAGAAAAACTGGGACCCTGTCGTTGTAGAAAACAGTATCGATGTATCAACAGACACAGTAATGAATGTCCTTGCAAACCCAATTATCAGCAGAAATCAGCCATTATCTGATTTTCCAGTTCAAGCATTCACATCTCGAGACGAAAATGGAGATTTTAATAATAAAAAGTTGACAATCTCTCTGAACCCTCCACTCATAATTGTTACAAAGAAAAATAAGACTGTATTGGAGGCCCTCAATAATTATTGGGAGAAATGTACACAATATTTCGGGGCAAAAGAATTCTTCGGATTGAAGAATGATGAGAATGAAGATATGCCCCTTTATCGGGAAATTGTTTCAGATAACAGTACACAAACAGAACAAAATCTGGAATCTGGTTTAAATAATAAAGAATCTATTGGGCCGATGCTGGAATCAGCCATTCAAATGTTTTTTCTGTCAACAGCAGCACGAAACTGCAGGGGGCAAAGAAATCACCCGAATTCTATGCTGATTCATACTGACCGCTTAAAATCAGAGCATTCTCTTTGGGAAAATGATATCAACAATTATCTTGAAGCACTCCAAATTCAGATCATTTTCAATGATGAAGATACTCTCCAAAATTTGAAAACCCTTTGGACGGATGACTATCTGCCAACTTCGAAAAAGATGCATGAATTATATCGAAATCGTGTTGGGAAACTGCCGGTTGAAACATGGGAAAATATCGAAAAAGAGCTCAGGTCACTATCTCGTGATGGTCCCGACAAAATTAGACTGAAGAAGATAAACGGAGATAGTGAAGATTTTCTAACCTACAAAGAACACATAGACAAAAATCTGCCATATAATGTAATTGCTCTAGGCGGTGACAAATTGTCACGGGGACTTACTTTAGAAGGATTAACGGTGAGTTATTTCTCACGTCCTTCAAAAAATTACGATACCCTAATGCAGATGGGCAGATGGTTTGGATACAGGCCTGGCTATCTTGATTTATGCCGATTATTTGTTCCATCCAGTTTATACGATAATTTCAGACACATATCTATTGCAACTGAAAATCTTCTGCAGCAGATCGATTATATGAATGATTTGGATGCTACACCAGAAGAATTTGGTCTTCGTGTAGCTACTCATCCGGATATGCTCATCTCCAATAGAAATAAACTTCGTACTGGACGAGACTTTGAGTTGTCATTCAGCAATACATTCTCGCAGACAACGTGA